One genomic segment of Mycolicibacterium neworleansense includes these proteins:
- a CDS encoding TetR/AcrR family transcriptional regulator: MGRPSIPILSMDRIASAAMDLVNTTGGFTIPELARRLKVSPSSLYNHVSGREQIVELLRERAMSEVELPDIDADRPWAEILADIMRSYRNSFARYPRLIPLLTAHAVNSSQALTMYNALAVTLTRAGFSPTDTLRIITLVDNYVLGSALDLTAPDQPWEAGAVVGPELTAALATGAPRPARADDAFEYGLAVLLRGLAQP; this comes from the coding sequence ATGGGGCGTCCGTCGATACCGATCCTGTCAATGGACCGAATCGCCAGTGCAGCAATGGATCTCGTCAACACAACCGGCGGATTCACCATTCCCGAACTCGCCCGCAGGCTCAAGGTCAGCCCATCATCGCTGTACAACCACGTGTCCGGACGCGAGCAGATCGTCGAACTACTCCGCGAACGGGCGATGTCGGAAGTGGAGTTGCCCGACATCGACGCCGACCGGCCATGGGCCGAGATCCTGGCCGACATCATGCGCTCATACCGCAACAGCTTCGCCCGCTACCCGCGGCTGATTCCGCTGCTCACCGCACATGCCGTCAACAGCAGCCAGGCCCTCACGATGTACAACGCGCTGGCGGTCACCCTGACCCGCGCCGGCTTCAGCCCCACCGACACGCTGCGGATCATCACCCTGGTCGACAACTACGTACTGGGATCCGCCCTCGACCTGACCGCCCCCGACCAACCCTGGGAAGCCGGCGCCGTCGTCGGCCCCGAGCTGACCGCCGCGCTGGCTACCGGCGCGCCCCGGCCGGCACGCGCCGACGATGCATTCGAGTACGGACTGGCGGTGCTGCTGCGCGGATTGGCTCAGCCGTAG
- a CDS encoding amidohydrolase, with protein MTTDALLIADGVVRAVGEDAVAAAAVRKVDLEGGFLMPSFGDGHAHPLFGGLESAGPAVRPCRSVDEIVAAVKLFADSHPDQDWIVGASYDGSLAPGGLFDARWLDAAVPDRPVVLRAWDYHTFWVNSVALQRAGITADTPEPVLGEIPRREDGSPLGTLREWGATDLITAVMPALDEDVRIAALGTAADYYLARGVTWVQDAWVEPAELDTYLAAVRQGALRMRFNLAFYADPRHFDTQVTQYAAARDRVQAAGSPLLTAQTVKFFADGVVENETGALLEPYCSGLHSHGMQLWEGDALAEAAKKVDDLGLQIHIHAIGDAAVRQALDAIEYVARHNGPRDRRPVIAHAQLVDDADLGRFAELGVIPNMQPLWAQMDALMTVLTIPRLGAQRADRQYRMRTLESSGAALAFGSDWPVSSGAPLDGIAVAVSRCTSEGEPTGGWTPEEILPIEHALSSYTTAVAYQAFAEENWGHIGPGASADLVWLDRDPRYLAPSELPAVTVRATYLQGTQVYSAAE; from the coding sequence ATGACCACCGATGCGCTGCTCATCGCCGATGGCGTGGTGCGGGCAGTCGGCGAGGACGCTGTGGCGGCAGCAGCCGTCCGGAAGGTCGACCTCGAGGGCGGCTTCCTGATGCCGTCGTTCGGTGACGGCCATGCACATCCGCTGTTCGGCGGTCTGGAGTCGGCAGGCCCGGCCGTCCGGCCCTGCCGGTCGGTCGACGAAATCGTGGCGGCGGTGAAACTGTTCGCCGACTCACACCCGGATCAGGACTGGATCGTCGGCGCATCCTACGACGGCAGCCTCGCCCCGGGTGGCCTGTTCGACGCGCGCTGGCTCGACGCGGCGGTCCCGGACCGGCCGGTGGTGTTGCGCGCCTGGGACTATCACACCTTCTGGGTCAATTCGGTTGCCCTGCAACGCGCCGGTATCACCGCTGACACGCCCGAGCCGGTGCTCGGTGAGATTCCGCGCCGCGAGGACGGCTCACCGCTGGGCACGTTGCGCGAGTGGGGTGCCACCGACCTGATCACCGCGGTCATGCCGGCCCTTGACGAGGATGTCCGCATCGCGGCGTTGGGCACGGCCGCCGACTACTACCTGGCGCGCGGCGTGACGTGGGTTCAGGACGCCTGGGTCGAGCCGGCAGAGCTGGACACCTACCTCGCGGCGGTCCGGCAGGGCGCCTTGCGCATGCGGTTCAATCTGGCGTTCTATGCCGACCCGCGCCACTTCGACACGCAGGTGACGCAATACGCTGCGGCCAGGGATCGGGTCCAGGCCGCGGGCTCACCCCTGCTGACCGCGCAGACCGTCAAGTTCTTCGCCGACGGGGTGGTCGAGAACGAGACCGGTGCGCTGCTGGAGCCGTACTGCTCGGGCCTGCATTCGCACGGCATGCAGCTGTGGGAGGGTGACGCGCTGGCCGAGGCGGCCAAGAAAGTCGACGATCTCGGACTGCAGATCCACATCCATGCCATCGGCGATGCCGCGGTCCGCCAAGCGCTGGACGCCATCGAATACGTTGCGCGGCACAACGGTCCGCGAGACCGGCGGCCCGTGATCGCGCACGCGCAGCTGGTGGACGACGCCGATCTGGGCCGGTTCGCCGAGCTGGGCGTGATCCCGAACATGCAGCCGCTGTGGGCACAGATGGATGCCCTGATGACGGTGCTCACCATTCCCCGCCTCGGAGCGCAGCGGGCTGATCGGCAGTACCGGATGCGCACGCTGGAGAGTTCTGGTGCGGCGCTGGCGTTCGGATCGGATTGGCCCGTGTCCTCGGGTGCGCCGCTGGACGGTATCGCCGTCGCGGTTTCGCGGTGCACATCCGAGGGGGAGCCGACGGGTGGCTGGACGCCGGAAGAGATTCTCCCGATTGAGCACGCGCTGTCCTCCTACACCACTGCGGTGGCGTATCAGGCGTTTGCAGAAGAGAATTGGGGCCACATCGGGCCCGGTGCGAGTGCTGACCTGGTGTGGTTGGACCGTGATCCGAGGTACCTCGCCCCATCTGAGCTTCCCGCGGTGACGGTGCGCGCCACCTATCTGCAGGGCACGCAGGTCTATTCGGCCGCGGAATGA
- a CDS encoding organic hydroperoxide resistance protein yields the protein MTTSQTDNVLYTAQTHTTGGRQGESYSSDGNLDIQLTPPGGKGTGTNPEQLFAAGWSACFLSAMGLTAGKHNVKLPAETAVDAEVDLLNTDGAFSLRARLNVTIPGVDRETAQAIADDAHQVCPYSKATRGNIDVTINVA from the coding sequence GTGACCACCAGCCAGACCGACAACGTGCTTTACACCGCCCAGACCCACACCACCGGCGGGCGGCAGGGCGAGTCCTACAGCTCCGACGGCAACCTGGACATCCAGCTCACGCCGCCCGGCGGCAAGGGCACCGGCACCAACCCCGAGCAGTTGTTCGCGGCCGGCTGGTCGGCGTGCTTCCTGAGCGCCATGGGCCTGACCGCGGGCAAGCACAACGTGAAGCTGCCCGCCGAGACCGCCGTGGATGCCGAGGTAGACCTGCTCAACACCGACGGGGCATTCTCCCTGCGGGCGCGCCTCAACGTGACCATCCCCGGTGTCGATCGAGAGACCGCCCAGGCCATCGCCGATGACGCGCACCAGGTCTGCCCGTACTCGAAGGCGACCCGCGGCAACATCGACGTCACCATCAACGTCGCCTGA
- a CDS encoding flavin-containing monooxygenase has product MTRSFHVGQPFTTSDADIAAALEQVSIPTLLLSLVHITGDPRFVREFKQAGLFLNEVQGFMSEEDKARAREVALPVIADYRDRGCPVPDPLPAEVVREMMDWAACEPVDEDNVPLMLEELDLEGLDPRRPATLEDTDGFRVVVIGCGESGVLAGVRLKQADIDFTIVEKNAGPGGTWWENSYPGARVDVANHFYCYSFEPSNHWDHFFAEQPELRQYFRDVVDRHHLEPHIRWNTEVVSAAWDGAMWNVTVRSAAGTETLRANAVITAVGQLNRPQIPDFPGAETFAGPAFHSAAWDHDVDVTGKRVALIGAGASGFQIAPAIADKVEHLAVFQRTAQWMFPNPMYHEPVADGVRWAMEHLPYYGRWYRFLLLWPGADKGLDAARVDPDYDDQGNAVSEINAIARIMFTDWISTQVGDDPELLAKVLPDYPATGKRTLQDNGSWLGTLKRDNVDLVRTPIERITPTGIVTTDGQTYDADIIVYATGFRATDVLFPMTITGRDGIDLHDAWGQRPYAYRGITVPGFPNFFMTYGPGTHLAHGGSLILNSELQMRYINKCLEHLITEGLQTMEPLPEPTKEWHRRSQEAIRQTVWAQPSVKHSYFKNADGEIHTVSPWRLSEYRSAIDEPVWSDFTVQEA; this is encoded by the coding sequence GTGACCCGGAGCTTTCACGTCGGCCAGCCGTTCACCACGTCCGACGCCGACATCGCAGCGGCATTGGAGCAGGTCAGCATCCCGACACTGCTGCTTTCGCTCGTGCACATCACCGGCGACCCGCGCTTCGTCCGCGAGTTCAAACAGGCCGGACTGTTCCTCAACGAGGTCCAGGGCTTCATGAGCGAGGAAGACAAGGCGCGCGCCCGCGAGGTCGCGCTACCGGTGATCGCCGACTACCGGGACCGCGGCTGCCCGGTCCCCGACCCGCTGCCCGCCGAGGTGGTCCGGGAGATGATGGACTGGGCGGCCTGCGAGCCCGTCGATGAGGACAACGTGCCGCTGATGCTCGAAGAGCTCGACCTCGAAGGCCTCGACCCACGTCGGCCCGCCACCCTGGAGGACACCGACGGTTTTCGCGTCGTCGTGATCGGCTGCGGGGAATCCGGGGTGCTGGCCGGCGTGCGCCTCAAGCAGGCCGACATCGATTTCACGATCGTGGAGAAGAACGCCGGCCCGGGCGGAACCTGGTGGGAGAACAGCTATCCCGGTGCGCGCGTCGATGTGGCCAACCACTTCTACTGTTACAGCTTCGAACCCAGCAACCACTGGGACCACTTCTTCGCCGAGCAGCCCGAGCTGCGTCAGTACTTCCGCGATGTGGTGGACCGCCATCACCTGGAACCCCACATCCGGTGGAACACCGAGGTGGTCTCGGCCGCGTGGGACGGCGCGATGTGGAACGTCACGGTCCGCTCGGCAGCGGGAACCGAAACGCTGCGGGCCAATGCCGTCATCACCGCCGTCGGGCAGCTCAACCGGCCGCAGATCCCGGATTTCCCCGGCGCGGAAACCTTTGCGGGACCAGCGTTTCACTCCGCGGCCTGGGACCACGACGTGGACGTCACCGGCAAGCGGGTCGCCCTCATCGGCGCCGGTGCCAGCGGCTTCCAGATCGCCCCGGCGATCGCCGACAAGGTCGAGCACCTCGCTGTCTTCCAGCGCACCGCGCAGTGGATGTTCCCCAACCCGATGTACCACGAGCCCGTCGCCGACGGGGTGCGCTGGGCGATGGAGCACCTGCCCTATTACGGCCGGTGGTACCGCTTCCTGCTGCTGTGGCCTGGAGCCGACAAGGGCCTGGACGCCGCGCGGGTGGACCCGGACTATGACGACCAGGGCAATGCGGTCAGCGAGATCAACGCCATCGCCCGCATCATGTTCACCGACTGGATCAGCACCCAGGTCGGCGACGACCCCGAACTCCTGGCGAAGGTGTTGCCCGACTATCCGGCCACCGGCAAGCGCACCCTGCAGGACAACGGCAGCTGGCTGGGCACCCTCAAACGCGACAATGTGGACCTGGTCCGCACCCCCATCGAACGCATCACCCCGACTGGGATCGTCACCACCGACGGCCAGACCTACGACGCCGACATCATCGTCTACGCCACCGGTTTTCGTGCCACCGACGTGCTGTTCCCGATGACCATCACCGGACGCGACGGCATCGATCTGCACGACGCCTGGGGGCAGCGTCCCTACGCCTACCGCGGCATCACGGTGCCCGGATTCCCCAACTTCTTCATGACCTACGGCCCGGGCACCCACCTGGCCCACGGCGGCAGCCTCATCCTCAACTCCGAGCTGCAGATGCGCTACATCAACAAGTGCCTGGAGCATCTGATCACCGAGGGCTTGCAAACCATGGAGCCGCTGCCCGAACCGACCAAGGAATGGCACCGGCGCTCGCAGGAGGCGATCCGCCAGACCGTGTGGGCACAACCCTCGGTCAAGCACTCGTATTTCAAGAACGCCGACGGTGAGATCCACACTGTCAGCCCATGGCGCTTGAGCGAATACCGTTCCGCCATCGACGAACCCGTCTGGTCGGACTTCACAGTGCAGGAGGCTTGA
- a CDS encoding alcohol dehydrogenase catalytic domain-containing protein encodes MRAVVVESSGEVSVQLRPDPVLPGPDGAVVKVEAASICGSDLHFLEGHYPIVDPVSVGHEAVGTIVEIGPEVTGFAVGDRVLVSSVAGCGHCGGCATSDPIRCVQGPQIFGTGFLGGAQAELLAVPAADFQLLKMPEGISTEQALLLTDNLATGWAAAKRADIPVGGSVAVIGLGAVGMCALRSAITLGAAKIFAVDPVEARRDRAEASGAVTFAPPSAQAIREATGGLGVDSVIDAVGMDASINDAIDAVRAGGTVSIVGVHDLQPYPMPALACLLRSLTIRLTTAPVQQTWPELIPLLQAGRLDVEGIFTTTMSLDDAADGYARAFSRSGEDLKVQLKP; translated from the coding sequence ATGCGCGCAGTCGTCGTGGAAAGTTCTGGGGAGGTCAGTGTCCAATTGCGGCCGGACCCGGTCCTGCCCGGTCCTGACGGGGCGGTCGTCAAGGTCGAGGCCGCCTCGATCTGCGGATCGGACCTGCATTTCCTGGAAGGCCACTACCCGATCGTCGATCCGGTGTCGGTCGGGCACGAGGCCGTCGGCACAATCGTCGAAATCGGCCCGGAGGTAACCGGATTCGCCGTCGGCGACCGGGTACTGGTGTCCTCGGTGGCCGGTTGCGGGCATTGCGGTGGCTGCGCCACATCCGATCCGATCCGCTGTGTGCAGGGCCCGCAGATCTTCGGCACCGGATTCCTCGGCGGCGCCCAGGCCGAGTTGCTTGCGGTGCCGGCCGCGGACTTCCAACTGCTGAAGATGCCGGAGGGCATCAGCACCGAACAAGCCCTGTTGCTGACCGACAACCTGGCCACCGGCTGGGCGGCGGCCAAACGCGCCGACATCCCGGTCGGCGGCTCGGTCGCGGTGATCGGCTTGGGCGCGGTCGGCATGTGCGCCCTGCGCAGTGCCATCACCCTCGGCGCGGCAAAGATCTTCGCCGTCGACCCGGTGGAGGCCAGGCGTGACCGCGCGGAGGCTTCGGGTGCGGTCACGTTCGCCCCGCCGTCGGCACAGGCAATCCGGGAGGCCACCGGCGGCCTCGGCGTGGACTCCGTCATCGACGCGGTGGGCATGGACGCCTCGATCAACGACGCCATCGACGCGGTCCGCGCCGGCGGCACGGTGTCCATCGTCGGTGTGCATGATCTGCAGCCCTACCCGATGCCCGCGCTGGCCTGTCTCCTGCGCAGCCTGACCATCCGACTGACCACCGCGCCGGTTCAGCAGACCTGGCCGGAGCTGATCCCGCTGCTACAGGCCGGCCGGCTCGACGTCGAGGGCATCTTCACCACCACGATGTCGCTGGACGACGCCGCCGACGGGTATGCCAGGGCGTTCTCCCGCTCGGGTGAAGACCTCAAGGTTCAGCTCAAGCCGTAG
- a CDS encoding MarR family winged helix-turn-helix transcriptional regulator, producing the protein MAPEAPQLSDFLCFAVYSANLAYGKAYKPILDAKGITYTQYIAIVALSEQDHQTVGSLGEKLFLESNTLTPILKKLEALGYVTRQRDPSDERQVVVSLTDAGRALREQAFEMDLVAATGLSLDELKIMQRGVSTLRDNLRRHIQDTA; encoded by the coding sequence ATGGCACCCGAGGCTCCGCAGCTCTCCGATTTCCTGTGCTTCGCCGTCTACTCGGCCAACCTCGCCTACGGCAAGGCCTACAAGCCGATCCTGGACGCCAAAGGCATCACCTACACGCAGTACATCGCGATCGTCGCGCTCTCCGAACAGGACCACCAGACCGTGGGCAGCCTCGGCGAGAAACTGTTCCTGGAGTCCAACACGCTGACCCCGATCCTCAAGAAGCTCGAAGCGCTGGGATATGTCACGCGGCAACGTGATCCCAGCGACGAGCGTCAGGTCGTCGTCAGCCTCACCGACGCCGGCCGTGCGCTGCGCGAGCAGGCGTTCGAGATGGATCTCGTGGCGGCAACCGGTCTGTCACTGGACGAACTCAAGATCATGCAGCGAGGTGTCTCCACGCTCCGGGACAACCTCCGGAGACACATTCAGGACACTGCCTGA
- a CDS encoding YeiH family protein: MTSTEERAEQRSPKIGYAVAGVLVVIALGAATRFLESQVPAWAAGTPLAKIAKSVEFPVYAIALGLIGNAILARFALRDVLSQGFRTEFFIKTGLVLLGASINLKVLATAAGPAIIQALLLISIVFGFTWWLGGRLGLDDKLRALLASAVSICGVSAAIAAAGAVQARKEQLAYAASLVIVFALPSIFLLPWLADVFGLSDAVAGAWIGGNIDTTAAVAAAGTIAGEQALQIATIVKTTQNALIGIVAIALTAYFALKVERQSDNPDPAVARPSLREFWDRFPKFVLGFIAASIIGTLYLQFAADGKTAIATVNDLRTWFLIFAFVAIGLEFSLRGLKEAGWRPIALFAAATVVNIVAALGLASLLFGGLFGSFGTG, from the coding sequence ATGACCAGCACCGAGGAACGCGCCGAACAGCGCTCGCCAAAGATCGGCTACGCCGTGGCCGGTGTGCTGGTGGTCATCGCGCTGGGTGCGGCGACGCGCTTCCTGGAGAGCCAGGTTCCGGCCTGGGCCGCCGGAACACCGCTGGCCAAGATCGCGAAATCGGTCGAATTCCCGGTCTACGCAATCGCTCTCGGACTGATCGGCAACGCGATCCTGGCCAGGTTCGCATTGAGAGATGTTCTGTCTCAAGGCTTCCGCACCGAGTTCTTCATCAAGACCGGCCTGGTGCTGCTGGGAGCGTCGATCAACCTCAAGGTGCTCGCCACCGCCGCGGGACCGGCGATCATCCAAGCCCTGCTGCTGATCTCGATCGTCTTCGGGTTCACCTGGTGGCTGGGCGGACGGCTCGGCCTCGACGACAAGCTGCGGGCACTGCTGGCCTCAGCGGTCTCCATCTGCGGGGTGAGCGCCGCCATCGCGGCCGCCGGTGCGGTGCAGGCCCGGAAAGAACAGCTGGCCTACGCCGCGTCGCTCGTCATCGTGTTCGCCCTGCCCTCGATCTTCCTGCTGCCGTGGTTGGCCGACGTGTTCGGGCTGTCCGACGCCGTCGCCGGCGCCTGGATCGGCGGCAACATCGACACCACCGCGGCCGTGGCCGCCGCCGGCACCATCGCCGGCGAGCAGGCACTTCAGATCGCCACCATCGTCAAGACCACCCAGAACGCGTTGATCGGCATCGTCGCCATCGCCCTCACCGCGTACTTCGCCCTCAAGGTCGAGCGCCAGTCGGACAACCCGGACCCCGCCGTGGCACGCCCGTCGCTGCGTGAATTCTGGGACCGGTTCCCCAAATTCGTGCTCGGCTTCATCGCCGCGTCGATCATCGGCACGCTCTACCTGCAGTTCGCAGCCGACGGCAAGACCGCGATCGCGACCGTGAACGACCTGCGGACCTGGTTCCTGATCTTTGCCTTCGTGGCGATCGGGCTGGAGTTCTCGCTACGCGGCCTCAAAGAAGCCGGCTGGCGGCCGATCGCCCTGTTCGCGGCGGCCACCGTGGTCAACATCGTCGCAGCGCTCGGGCTGGCCTCCCTGTTGTTCGGCGGTTTGTTCGGGAGCTTCGGCACGGGGTAG
- a CDS encoding APC family permease: MSDVAEVTEGRLRRALGLPSLVLFGLVYMVPLTVFTTYGIVTQTTGGRLSVAYLVTLAAMVFTARSYAVMAVAYPVAGSAYTYTQKTFGAPVGFLAGWSLLLDYLFLPMINYLVIGIYLNAALPAIPPWVFVVLSIAVVTVLNVVGIVSVARANFVIIAVQAIFIVTFLVLACSKVLSLGALDLMAPFHGDGSATGFSPVLAGAAILCLSFLGFDAVSTLSEEAKEPKRSVPQAIMIATLVSGVIFVVLSYLGQLVFPSNQFADVESGSLDLMLAAGGQFLQTFFTAAYVAGALGSAITSQASVARILYAMGRDGILPRQFFGHVSARFATPVYAILAVSVVSLLATVISLSTLASLISFGALVAFSVVNLTVIKHYFVDQGERDGIQVVGNLVLPLIGFLLTVWLWTSLSGFTLIVGLCWLAVGFVWLAGVTRGFQRPTPVLDMKE; this comes from the coding sequence ATGTCCGATGTGGCTGAAGTGACCGAGGGGCGGCTGCGCCGAGCCTTGGGGCTGCCGTCGCTGGTGCTGTTCGGTCTGGTCTACATGGTGCCGCTGACGGTGTTCACCACCTACGGCATCGTCACCCAGACCACCGGCGGCCGACTATCGGTCGCGTACCTGGTGACGCTGGCCGCCATGGTGTTCACCGCCCGGTCATACGCCGTGATGGCCGTCGCCTATCCGGTCGCGGGGTCGGCATACACCTACACGCAGAAGACGTTCGGCGCTCCGGTCGGATTCCTCGCCGGATGGTCGCTGCTGCTGGATTACCTGTTCCTGCCGATGATCAACTACCTGGTGATCGGGATCTATCTGAATGCGGCACTGCCTGCGATTCCGCCATGGGTATTCGTCGTTCTGTCCATCGCCGTGGTGACGGTGCTCAACGTCGTCGGCATCGTGTCGGTCGCCAGGGCCAACTTTGTCATCATCGCGGTGCAGGCGATCTTCATCGTGACATTCCTGGTGCTGGCCTGCTCCAAGGTGTTGAGCCTGGGCGCGCTCGATCTGATGGCGCCGTTCCACGGTGATGGCAGCGCGACGGGTTTCAGTCCGGTCCTTGCCGGTGCGGCGATCCTGTGTCTGTCGTTCCTGGGATTCGACGCGGTGTCGACCTTGTCCGAGGAAGCCAAGGAGCCCAAACGGTCTGTGCCGCAGGCGATCATGATCGCTACGCTGGTCTCGGGTGTGATCTTTGTTGTGCTGTCCTACCTCGGACAGCTGGTGTTCCCGTCCAACCAGTTCGCTGATGTCGAGTCCGGATCTCTGGACCTGATGCTGGCCGCGGGCGGGCAGTTCCTGCAAACCTTCTTCACTGCGGCCTATGTCGCCGGTGCGCTCGGATCCGCCATCACGTCGCAGGCCTCGGTGGCGCGAATCCTGTATGCGATGGGCCGCGACGGCATCCTGCCGCGGCAGTTCTTCGGTCACGTCTCGGCACGGTTCGCCACCCCGGTGTACGCGATCCTGGCGGTGTCGGTGGTGTCGCTGCTGGCCACCGTGATCTCGTTGTCCACGCTGGCTTCACTGATCAGTTTCGGTGCGCTGGTGGCGTTCTCGGTGGTCAACCTGACGGTGATCAAGCATTATTTCGTGGACCAAGGGGAGCGCGACGGCATCCAGGTGGTCGGCAACCTCGTGCTGCCCCTGATCGGCTTCCTGTTGACGGTGTGGCTGTGGACGAGTCTGTCCGGGTTCACCCTGATCGTCGGGTTGTGTTGGTTGGCAGTGGGATTCGTGTGGCTGGCCGGGGTTACCCGTGGTTTCCAGCGGCCGACGCCGGTGCTGGACATGAAGGAGTAA
- a CDS encoding heme-binding protein — protein MFSRVIAAGAISLSLLAVGAPVAAAEEPNCTAADLAGVMAGVRASTSAYLFTHPEVNAFFTSLKGQSNEQMADSVRVYLEDKPQIRAELTGIRQPAIDFRNRCGG, from the coding sequence ATGTTCTCCCGTGTGATAGCCGCCGGCGCAATCAGCTTGTCGCTCTTGGCCGTTGGTGCACCCGTCGCCGCTGCAGAAGAGCCGAACTGCACCGCCGCCGACCTGGCCGGCGTGATGGCCGGGGTCCGTGCGTCCACCTCGGCCTATCTGTTCACCCATCCCGAGGTCAACGCGTTCTTCACCAGCCTCAAGGGGCAGTCGAACGAGCAGATGGCCGATTCGGTGCGCGTCTACCTCGAGGACAAGCCGCAGATCCGTGCCGAGCTGACCGGCATCCGGCAACCGGCGATCGATTTCCGTAACCGCTGCGGCGGGTAG
- a CDS encoding universal stress protein, translating to MRQGPLAGRYPAVAAMVTLALIPYLALSAAVDPLVPIISAQLHMSTQAMSLGSGLGNAAYAVGTVLAVQFAQHLPQRRMLLAYAVVLVVGSVLAASALNGPMFICGHILQGLATSMLLIAAAPPLTIGFPRDKLRNTAVIMNMCVFGAVALGPFIGGVQAEANAWRPLFWIVAVIALLALVMAALTFEDAPPADLDAPRDLRAIGLASVGCAAAFIGASQLTSHAFTDPAVIVPMLGGLALIVVLIVYQFRSARPLLTVRTMLTSSIPVAGVGVALFAAAASVAATALTAEVFMQTYSPVRVGLLFLPELGGAIVMAFVFGAVISKRAMHYLPLVGMALLAAGIVVFRLAIPANQPLALLASALTGLALGATVAPALFVAGFSLQSNSLQRVFAIIELLRAVAAFMVAPIFAHFAATAAGGLTAGAGDALWVGFGLSVGGAVFGVAVYALSGARPQAPDLDQFLDGESPAWYSPPLLARLRPGLPAPVTPPHRARSVVPAEQGSFPLSPGPVLFAYDGTPRAASAIEQAAAELSAHRDALVVCVWQPVDVGFTPVETTHFDADQAAEVRRVAQRTADHGASLATRAGFSAQAVAVESAPIWKGIVETAHEHNASLIVVGPHRRDGLLGHLEGSVAAAVVAHSRRPVLVVPEQHSCQAVS from the coding sequence ATGCGCCAGGGACCCCTCGCCGGCCGGTATCCGGCGGTGGCCGCCATGGTCACCTTGGCCTTGATCCCTTACCTGGCACTGTCTGCCGCAGTCGATCCGCTGGTGCCGATCATCTCCGCACAGCTGCATATGTCGACCCAGGCGATGAGCCTGGGCTCAGGCCTGGGCAACGCGGCGTACGCCGTCGGCACCGTCCTGGCGGTCCAGTTCGCCCAGCACCTGCCCCAGCGCCGGATGCTGCTCGCCTACGCGGTGGTGCTGGTGGTGGGCTCGGTGCTCGCCGCCTCCGCGCTGAACGGCCCCATGTTCATCTGCGGGCACATCCTGCAAGGACTGGCCACCAGCATGCTGCTGATTGCCGCCGCACCACCGCTGACCATCGGCTTCCCCCGAGACAAACTTCGCAACACCGCCGTGATCATGAACATGTGCGTGTTCGGTGCCGTCGCCCTCGGCCCGTTCATCGGCGGCGTACAGGCCGAGGCCAACGCCTGGCGACCGCTGTTCTGGATTGTCGCCGTGATCGCCTTGCTGGCCCTGGTCATGGCCGCCCTCACGTTCGAGGATGCACCGCCCGCCGATCTCGATGCACCACGCGACCTGCGCGCCATCGGCCTGGCGTCGGTCGGTTGTGCCGCGGCGTTCATCGGCGCCTCACAACTCACCAGCCACGCCTTCACCGATCCCGCGGTGATCGTGCCGATGCTCGGTGGTCTGGCGCTGATCGTGGTGCTGATCGTCTACCAGTTCAGGTCGGCCCGCCCGCTGCTGACCGTCCGCACGATGCTGACGAGTTCGATCCCGGTCGCCGGCGTCGGCGTCGCCCTCTTCGCGGCGGCCGCGTCGGTGGCGGCAACCGCACTGACCGCCGAGGTCTTCATGCAGACCTACAGTCCGGTCCGGGTCGGACTGCTGTTCCTCCCGGAACTCGGCGGCGCCATCGTGATGGCCTTCGTGTTCGGAGCTGTCATCTCCAAGCGAGCGATGCACTACCTGCCACTCGTCGGCATGGCGCTGCTCGCCGCGGGGATCGTGGTGTTCCGGCTCGCCATCCCGGCGAACCAGCCACTCGCCCTGCTCGCCTCGGCGCTGACCGGACTGGCACTGGGCGCCACGGTGGCCCCCGCATTGTTCGTCGCCGGTTTCTCCCTGCAGTCCAACAGCCTTCAGCGCGTGTTCGCGATCATCGAGTTGTTGCGGGCCGTGGCCGCCTTCATGGTGGCACCGATCTTCGCCCACTTCGCGGCCACCGCGGCCGGCGGCCTCACCGCGGGTGCCGGCGACGCCCTGTGGGTCGGATTCGGATTGTCCGTCGGCGGCGCCGTCTTCGGCGTGGCCGTCTACGCGCTCAGCGGCGCCCGGCCCCAGGCGCCCGACCTCGACCAGTTCCTCGATGGCGAATCCCCGGCCTGGTACTCGCCGCCACTTCTGGCGCGGCTGCGTCCGGGTCTGCCCGCTCCGGTCACTCCACCCCACCGGGCTCGGTCTGTGGTGCCGGCAGAGCAAGGTTCATTCCCCCTCTCGCCGGGACCGGTGTTGTTCGCCTACGACGGAACACCTCGAGCCGCGTCCGCCATCGAGCAGGCCGCGGCCGAATTGTCGGCGCACCGCGACGCGCTGGTGGTGTGCGTCTGGCAACCCGTCGATGTCGGCTTCACGCCGGTCGAGACCACGCATTTCGACGCCGATCAGGCCGCCGAAGTACGCCGGGTCGCCCAGCGGACCGCCGACCATGGCGCATCGCTGGCCACCCGGGCCGGTTTCTCGGCCCAGGCGGTAGCCGTCGAATCCGCGCCGATTTGGAAGGGCATCGTGGAGACCGCCCACGAGCACAACGCGAGCCTGATCGTGGTCGGTCCGCACCGGCGCGACGGCTTGCTGGGCCACTTGGAAGGCAGTGTGGCCGCCGCCGTCGTCGCGCATTCCAGGAGGCCGGTCTTGGTCGTCCCCGAACAGCACAGCTGTCAGGCAGTGTCCTGA